A stretch of Anolis sagrei isolate rAnoSag1 chromosome X, rAnoSag1.mat, whole genome shotgun sequence DNA encodes these proteins:
- the LOC137094974 gene encoding uncharacterized protein, producing the protein MREQRMKGDSTIHCDKDQSLRSSSGIEVSAYKLEPARESRFFKGKCPFWWRKNRTTKTAQEEVASKSRLCMEAAHESPIPAVRKPTQQEGVLGRDPIEGSPGAKPASSLLRKLLCLKDTSKKPTQGLGASPIYGGNIRCGPVAALSRTADPQGESPLRWKPRNETQNPVEVIYNNMEMTDTTNKAEASWITKPWRTFRAAITSRVQRSDLPRIEKVTEDGEPPLPVKPEASSDSKKDTELLSDMELKPPKAVPDRALLESKGSQRVSWHGLEIHRMADEDAVEPIAEERKSLSLEGSLWEENPVLKNISEWESLQKQVYNLLGGNGDEVQETAPEDEDLEGGGCGYWMDDEDEEQGLGDLAENPGGQGMLMATRDLGWLSNELLGHSASWKKNEEKTERGRPTKEESDRKATAVEDGEEGEHNKTIHGQDTDMTHIDHLLLPLGSNIATSHLETSRTHISEDEGTLSPKEWKPLTFLELSPPSFPTRPSEKGLLPPKACDSEEREAQPRQIGVVRKLLASNKETTGFATWHNAAGIGDAQDKQLIYRTAAEIVGAAIDAAAGQLAQKEEEDRAESELNETLP; encoded by the coding sequence ATGCGAGAGCAGCGAATGAAAGGCGACTCCACCATCCACTGTGATAAAGATCAAAGTTTGAGGTCTTCCTCAGGGATCGAGGTCTCGGCGTATAAGCTAGAACCGGCCAGAGAAAGCCGGTTCTTCAAAGGGAAGTGCCCGTTTTGGTGGAGGAAGAACAGGACCACCAAGACCGCCCAGGAAGAGGTGGCTTCCAAGAGCCGTCTGTGCATGGAAGCTGCCCATGAGAGTCCCATCCCAGCCGTCCGGAAGCCAACCCAACAAGAAGGCGTTCTGGGACGGGACCCAATCGAAGGATCTCCAGGAGCGAAACCAGCCTCCTCTTTACTCCGGAAACTCTTGTGCTTGAAGGACACATCCAAGAAGCCAACCCAAGGTTTGGGAGCATCTCCAATCTACGGAGGAAATATACGATGTGGGCCCGTCGCTGCACTTAGCAGAACCGCGGACCCACAAGGAGAGTCTCCTTTGAGGTGGAAACCCAGAAACGAAACTCAAAATCCAGTGGAAGTTATCTACAACAATATGGAGATGACTGACACAACGAATAAGGCAGAAGCTTCGTGGATAACCAAGCCATGGAGGACGTTCAGGGCTGCGATTACTTCCCGAGTCCAAAGATCTGATCTGCCAAGGATTGAGAAggtgacagaagatggagagccTCCCCTCCCTGTCAAACCAGAAGCCTCTTCTGATAGCAAGAAGGACACAGAACTGTTGAGTGACATGGAGCTGAAGCCACCGAAAGCAGTTCCAGATCGTGCTCTCTTGGAGAGCAAAGGGAGCCAACGGGTCTCCTGGCATGGTCTGGAGATCCACAGAATGGCTGACGAAGATGCGGTGGAACCCATCGCTGAGGAGAGGAAGAGCCTCTCTTTAGAAGGAAGCCTCTGGGAGGAGAACCCGGTCCTGAAGAACATTTCGGAGTGGGAGAGCCTCCAGAAGCAGGTCTACAACCTCCTCGGCGGGAACGGAGACGAGGTGCAAGAAACGGCCCCGGAAGACGAAGACTTGGAAGGAGGAGGATGCGGTTACTGGATGGACGACGAGGACGAGGAGCAAGGCTTGGGCGACCTGGCGGAGAACCCGGGCGGGCAGGGCATGCTGATGGCGACGCGCGACTTGGGTTGGTTGAGCAACGAGTTATTAGGACACTCAGCATCCTGGAAGAAGAACGAGGAGAAGACGGAGAGAGGAAGACCCACAAAAGAGGAGAGTGACAGAAAAGCCACTGCGGTGGAGGACGGTGAAGAAGGAGAACATAACAAGACCATACATGGCCAAGATACCGACATGACCCATATTGACCATCTCCTTCTCCCATTAGGAAGCAACATCGCGACATCCCACCTTGAGACATCTAGAACCCACATCTCAGAGGACGAAGGGACTTTGTCCCCAAAGGAatggaaacctttaacttttctGGAGTTGTCTCCACCTTCCTTTCCAACCAGGCCTTCAGAGAAGGGTCTTCTTCCACCAAAAGCCTGTGACTCCGAAGAAAGAGAAGCTCAACCACGGCAAATCGGAGTTGTGAGGAAGTTGTTGGCGTCCAACAAGGAGACCACTGGATTTGCAACATGGCATAATGCCGCAGGGATTGGAGATGCACAAGACAAGCAACTGATCTACCGGACGGCTGCGGAGATTGTGGGCGCCGCGATCGACGCAGCCGCCGGACAATTGGcacagaaggaagaggaagatcgAGCCGAGTCGGAGCTCAACGAAACCCTCCCTTGA